A portion of the Stigmatella aurantiaca DW4/3-1 genome contains these proteins:
- a CDS encoding GNAT family N-acetyltransferase yields MRIIDADWDDPRVIALLHMHLSRARAETAPGSAHALDLSGLRSPDVRAWTIWEGDALAGTGALKWLTPDHGEIKSMHTAEAMRGRGAGSAMLRHIIATARASGMTRLSLETGSWEYFRPAHALYLKHGFTDCPPFANYTADPNSRFLSLDLRAMDAP; encoded by the coding sequence ATGCGCATCATCGACGCGGATTGGGATGACCCACGTGTCATCGCTTTGTTGCACATGCATTTAAGCCGCGCTCGGGCGGAGACCGCGCCTGGCAGTGCCCATGCGCTGGACCTCAGCGGGTTGCGGTCGCCCGATGTCCGCGCGTGGACGATCTGGGAGGGCGACGCGCTGGCCGGCACTGGCGCGCTCAAGTGGTTGACGCCGGACCACGGTGAGATCAAATCGATGCACACGGCCGAGGCGATGCGCGGACGCGGCGCCGGCAGCGCCATGTTGCGTCACATCATCGCCACCGCCCGAGCCAGTGGCATGACGCGGCTCAGCCTGGAAACCGGCTCGTGGGAGTATTTCCGGCCGGCGCACGCGCTGTACCTCAAGCACGGTTTCACCGACTGCCCGCCGTTCGCGAATTACACGGCCGATCCGAACAGCCGCTTTCTGTCGCTCGACCTGAGGGCCATGGACGCGCCCTGA
- a CDS encoding serine/threonine-protein kinase — MVEGILSRNEMEALRAEALRLQRSPLELLLERGQLSPQTLSSLRHRTEPQDTPPPAPASPFEAPLTQQPGGPPPSPSSEPPFPLPHWDRYQPVRFLGQGGMGQVFLAYDPRLRRNVALKFVRDGAPELAQRFLSEARAQARVLHERVCEMYEVGEVQGRAFIAMQYVNGRHLGQLAPELTLEQKLRVLRDVAEGVHAAHRAGLIHRDLKPSNILIERSEEGDLKAYVMDFGLARDWHAEHTATGDVLGTPHYMAPEQARGEGSALDLRVDVYSLGATLYHVLAGVPPFVADNALGLLQRIQSEEPRSLRERVPGLPVDLEAIVFKCLEKDREARYGSARALAEDLERFLSGEPVRARRAGAGYRLRKKLRKHWLVVGLGSTALLGLMLALAQALLTQREVALRERLARRFTERVERMEAQARYAALSPLHDTRPDRRALQEGMAALEEEIRQGGEPAQAPGNYALGRALLALGDPERALPRLESAWRGGYHDARVAYALALALGQLYQEQLLEVERLRDTGLRELRRQALEQRYRDPALGYLRQSEGADAPSPHYVAALLAFYEGRHAEALSELDAMRTTYPWFHEGPQLRGDIFQARAFRRRNQGDRSGALADIEAARQAYAEAARIGESEPAVHSALASLHLASLYLELYSQGEVQPPYERGVEALAHALTAAPDSFKVRVLESKFHRRLAEFRMQQGGEVLPLVEKALAAARAAQVLAPGESQPSLELAQVLRLWARYRQEHGEDPGEQLRQAVQSFERVPAASWDYGVQIELGHSFKIWADYEDQGGGDSLAHRDQAIAAYQVAIALDAKPVDGWVNLGTAYFKRASHPRAVDADADLERAREALERARGIDAGNYVPYYYGAQVHEWRARRRYNRGGAAAPELEKAIALYRQGLGINAKLPQFHNALGGALLWRSELAWEEGQDPFELLDVAQASFEQARDVAPKQGFAYNNLGEVHAWRGLYRSQRGEDPSESIRKALAFFREALERMPKQALFRANVAKAQHTLALWELRQGRDPGPRLEEAEASLRQEFELYPQLGFALRYAGEVQGVRARWRAQRGQGRGEDFERAAGFFRQAIERDPEWHEYRLALGRLHLAWAAWLAHTGQDRSAVLREGLARVEEALAARPHWAQALAARARLLLMLSETPAPVAQQEGWRSEARKVLEQALALNPHLGMAEEP; from the coding sequence ATGGTTGAGGGCATTCTGTCCCGGAACGAGATGGAGGCCCTGCGCGCCGAGGCCCTCCGGCTGCAACGCAGTCCCTTGGAGCTCCTCCTGGAGCGCGGGCAGCTCTCCCCGCAGACGCTCTCTTCGCTGAGACACCGGACCGAGCCTCAGGACACGCCTCCGCCCGCGCCCGCCTCGCCCTTCGAGGCCCCTCTGACCCAACAGCCCGGGGGGCCGCCACCCTCGCCGTCCTCGGAGCCCCCCTTCCCGTTGCCCCACTGGGACCGCTACCAGCCGGTGCGCTTCCTCGGCCAGGGCGGCATGGGTCAAGTGTTCCTCGCGTATGATCCGCGCCTGCGCCGCAACGTGGCGCTCAAGTTCGTGCGCGATGGCGCGCCCGAGCTCGCCCAGCGCTTCCTCTCCGAGGCCCGCGCCCAGGCCCGCGTGCTCCACGAGCGCGTGTGCGAGATGTACGAGGTGGGCGAAGTCCAGGGCCGCGCCTTCATCGCCATGCAGTACGTGAACGGGCGCCACCTGGGTCAGCTCGCCCCCGAGCTCACCCTGGAGCAGAAGCTGCGCGTGCTCCGCGATGTGGCCGAAGGGGTTCACGCCGCCCACCGGGCGGGCCTCATCCACCGGGACCTCAAGCCCTCCAACATCCTCATCGAGCGCTCCGAGGAGGGAGACCTCAAGGCCTACGTCATGGACTTCGGCCTGGCGCGAGACTGGCACGCGGAGCACACCGCCACGGGCGACGTGCTCGGCACGCCCCACTACATGGCCCCCGAGCAGGCCCGGGGCGAGGGCAGCGCGCTGGATCTCCGCGTGGATGTCTACAGCCTGGGCGCCACGCTCTACCATGTGCTCGCGGGGGTGCCGCCCTTCGTGGCGGACAACGCGCTGGGGCTCCTCCAGCGCATCCAGTCCGAGGAGCCCCGCTCGCTCCGGGAGCGCGTCCCCGGCCTCCCCGTGGACCTCGAGGCCATCGTCTTCAAGTGCCTGGAGAAGGACCGCGAGGCCCGCTACGGCTCGGCGCGCGCCCTGGCCGAGGACCTGGAGCGCTTCCTCTCGGGCGAACCCGTGCGCGCGCGCCGGGCGGGGGCCGGGTACCGGCTGCGCAAGAAGCTGCGCAAGCACTGGCTCGTGGTGGGGTTGGGTTCCACGGCGCTGCTGGGCCTGATGCTCGCCTTGGCCCAGGCGCTGCTCACCCAGCGCGAGGTGGCGCTGCGGGAGCGCCTCGCCCGCCGCTTCACCGAGCGGGTGGAGCGCATGGAGGCCCAGGCCCGGTACGCCGCGCTGTCGCCGCTGCACGACACGCGCCCGGACCGGCGGGCGCTCCAGGAGGGAATGGCCGCGCTGGAGGAGGAGATCCGCCAGGGGGGCGAGCCGGCGCAGGCGCCCGGCAACTATGCCCTGGGCCGGGCCCTGCTCGCGCTGGGGGACCCCGAGAGGGCCTTGCCCCGGCTCGAGTCCGCCTGGCGCGGGGGGTACCACGACGCGCGCGTGGCCTATGCGCTGGCGCTCGCGCTGGGGCAGCTCTACCAGGAGCAGCTCTTGGAGGTGGAGCGCCTCCGGGACACCGGGCTGCGCGAGCTCCGCCGTCAGGCGCTGGAGCAGCGCTACCGGGATCCGGCCCTCGGCTACCTGCGGCAGAGCGAGGGCGCCGACGCCCCCTCGCCGCACTACGTGGCGGCGCTCTTGGCCTTCTACGAAGGACGCCACGCGGAGGCGCTGAGCGAGCTGGACGCCATGAGGACCACCTACCCCTGGTTCCACGAGGGCCCCCAATTGCGCGGGGACATCTTCCAGGCGAGGGCCTTCCGGCGCCGCAACCAAGGGGACCGGTCCGGGGCGCTGGCCGACATCGAGGCGGCCCGTCAGGCGTACGCCGAGGCGGCGCGCATCGGCGAGAGCGAGCCCGCGGTGCACTCGGCCCTGGCCTCGCTGCACCTGGCCTCGCTGTACCTGGAGCTCTACAGCCAGGGCGAGGTCCAACCCCCCTACGAGCGGGGCGTGGAGGCGCTGGCGCACGCGCTCACGGCCGCGCCGGATTCCTTCAAGGTCCGGGTGCTGGAGTCCAAGTTCCACCGGCGGCTGGCCGAGTTCCGAATGCAGCAGGGCGGCGAGGTGCTGCCGTTGGTGGAGAAGGCGCTCGCCGCCGCGCGGGCCGCCCAGGTGCTGGCGCCCGGCGAATCGCAGCCCTCCCTGGAGCTGGCCCAGGTCCTGCGCCTGTGGGCGCGCTACCGCCAGGAGCACGGTGAGGATCCGGGTGAGCAGCTGCGCCAGGCGGTCCAGTCCTTCGAGCGCGTTCCCGCGGCGAGCTGGGACTACGGGGTCCAGATCGAGCTGGGGCACAGCTTCAAGATCTGGGCGGATTACGAGGATCAGGGGGGCGGTGACTCGCTGGCCCACCGCGATCAGGCGATTGCCGCGTACCAGGTGGCCATCGCGCTCGATGCGAAGCCGGTGGATGGCTGGGTCAACCTGGGGACGGCGTATTTCAAGCGGGCCTCCCACCCGCGGGCGGTGGACGCGGACGCGGACCTGGAGCGGGCCCGGGAGGCGCTCGAGCGGGCGCGGGGCATCGACGCGGGCAACTACGTGCCCTACTACTACGGGGCCCAGGTGCACGAGTGGCGGGCCCGGCGGCGGTACAACCGCGGGGGCGCGGCGGCGCCAGAGCTGGAGAAGGCCATCGCGCTGTACCGCCAGGGGTTGGGCATCAACGCGAAGCTGCCTCAGTTCCACAACGCCCTGGGCGGCGCGCTGCTGTGGCGCTCGGAGCTGGCGTGGGAGGAGGGGCAGGACCCGTTCGAGTTGCTGGACGTGGCCCAGGCCTCGTTCGAGCAGGCCCGGGACGTGGCGCCCAAGCAGGGCTTTGCCTACAACAACCTGGGCGAGGTGCATGCTTGGCGGGGGCTCTACCGGAGCCAGCGGGGCGAGGACCCTTCCGAGAGCATCCGCAAGGCCCTGGCGTTCTTCCGGGAGGCCCTGGAGCGCATGCCCAAGCAGGCGCTGTTCCGGGCGAACGTGGCCAAGGCCCAGCACACGCTGGCGCTGTGGGAGCTGCGGCAGGGCCGGGATCCGGGGCCGCGGCTCGAGGAGGCCGAGGCGTCCCTGCGCCAGGAGTTCGAACTCTACCCGCAGCTGGGGTTCGCGCTGCGCTACGCGGGCGAGGTGCAGGGCGTCCGGGCGCGCTGGCGGGCCCAGCGGGGCCAGGGGCGAGGCGAGGACTTCGAGCGGGCCGCGGGCTTTTTCCGGCAGGCGATCGAGAGGGATCCGGAGTGGCACGAGTACCGCCTGGCCCTGGGGCGGCTGCACCTCGCCTGGGCGGCATGGCTGGCGCACACGGGCCAGGACCGCTCCGCCGTGCTGCGAGAGGGGCTGGCGCGCGTCGAGGAAGCCTTGGCGGCCCGGCCTCACTGGGCCCAGGCCCTTGCCGCCCGGGCCCGGCTGCTCCTGATGCTGTCGGAGACGCCGGCCCCCGTGGCCCAGCAGGAAGGCTGGCGGAGCGAGGCGCGCAAGGTGCTGGAGCAGGCGCTCGCCCTCAACCCCCACTTGGGCATGGCCGAGGAGCCGTGA
- a CDS encoding serine/threonine protein kinase gives MTPDSLEPETRIGAWRVVSREGHGSYGAVYRVEPVEERAGGPYALKLALHHRDPRFEREAELLSRIRHASVPRLYERGGWEMPGGGVFPYLVMEWVEGESLYEWAEQRPRTSREVMRVLGQVARALEATHAEEGVHRDVKGDNIRVRRGDGRAVLMDFGSCNYRRAPVLTRQPPPPGTPEYYSPESLRFQWESRQQPKARYEALPADDVYALGVTAYRMVAGRYPPDWEMKETEEGYELVEPRWEEPETWGALAPELAGLIRQMLSQEPHERSRASEVAEQLEQAERSAGPEADEPIVARQARGKAEPKARPKPPRRVHGWKPWMGWAVGASLAVGVGWMGGRLSVEGRAGEGRTEEAKVGLAEEALPTVADGGLVETGQAGVGLGMPKKPFPGQRRPPCRPQYEKEINGGCWSPPRDAPPPPCGDNAFDWQDGCYIPILELRRPSTSE, from the coding sequence GTGACACCCGACAGCCTAGAACCCGAGACGCGGATAGGCGCTTGGCGAGTGGTGAGCCGAGAGGGCCATGGCTCCTATGGCGCGGTGTACCGAGTGGAGCCAGTGGAGGAGAGGGCCGGAGGGCCGTATGCGTTGAAGCTGGCGCTGCATCACCGGGACCCGCGATTCGAGAGGGAGGCGGAGTTGTTGTCGCGAATCCGGCATGCGTCGGTGCCGAGGCTGTACGAGCGAGGAGGGTGGGAGATGCCGGGCGGAGGGGTGTTTCCGTACCTGGTGATGGAGTGGGTGGAAGGGGAGTCGCTGTACGAGTGGGCGGAGCAGAGGCCGCGCACCTCGAGAGAGGTGATGAGGGTGCTGGGGCAGGTGGCGCGAGCGCTGGAAGCGACGCACGCGGAGGAGGGAGTGCACCGGGACGTGAAGGGGGACAACATCCGGGTGAGGAGAGGAGACGGGAGAGCGGTGCTGATGGACTTCGGCTCGTGCAACTACCGGAGGGCGCCTGTGCTGACGAGGCAGCCGCCGCCGCCGGGGACGCCGGAGTACTACAGCCCAGAGTCGCTGAGGTTTCAGTGGGAGAGCCGTCAGCAGCCGAAGGCGCGCTACGAGGCGCTGCCCGCGGATGATGTGTATGCGCTGGGAGTGACGGCGTACCGGATGGTGGCGGGCCGGTATCCTCCGGACTGGGAGATGAAGGAGACGGAGGAGGGGTACGAACTCGTCGAGCCCAGGTGGGAGGAGCCGGAGACGTGGGGGGCGTTGGCGCCGGAACTGGCGGGGCTGATCCGGCAGATGCTGAGCCAAGAGCCGCACGAGAGGAGCCGAGCGTCCGAGGTGGCGGAGCAGTTGGAGCAGGCGGAGAGGAGCGCAGGGCCCGAGGCGGACGAGCCCATTGTGGCGAGGCAGGCGCGGGGGAAAGCAGAGCCGAAGGCGAGGCCCAAGCCACCGCGCCGTGTGCATGGGTGGAAGCCGTGGATGGGGTGGGCGGTGGGGGCGAGCCTGGCGGTGGGAGTGGGGTGGATGGGGGGAAGACTGTCGGTGGAGGGAAGAGCGGGAGAGGGGAGGACGGAGGAAGCCAAGGTGGGGCTGGCGGAGGAGGCCCTTCCGACGGTTGCGGACGGAGGGCTGGTTGAAACTGGTCAGGCCGGGGTAGGGCTGGGGATGCCCAAGAAGCCCTTTCCGGGGCAGCGCCGTCCACCGTGCAGGCCGCAATACGAGAAGGAGATCAACGGTGGTTGTTGGTCTCCTCCGCGTGACGCTCCTCCTCCTCCGTGCGGCGACAATGCGTTCGATTGGCAGGATGGCTGTTACATTCCGATTTTGGAGCTTCGCCGTCCCTCGACCTCGGAATGA